CTCCTCTTTCCCTGCCACCATCTGTTTAGACTGAACAATGCGTAgtggttttttttctttcttcttcttctttcctttttttttttgtccctctagttttttgttatgttttccGTCCAAAGTGTGGCGAAATGCCAATCTTCTATTTTCGAAGCCCAACAACCACCATGCGCCCCACCGTAGGATTCCCAAGCTGCCGATCCTTCAGACATGTGAAGAATTTTGTCGAATGGAGTGGCGCGTGAGTCACACACGTGGGTCAAAGTGCACGTAAATTCCACACGCCACCGCATGGAAAAGTTTCTGCTGACGCTATGCAGGGCATTTCTGAGACCAAAGTCCTCGATTTCTTCAAATCCGACCGTCAGCTACACTTCTAAGATGGCGTGTGTCCCTACATGCCCATCACAATTCAGACCTGACCATCACAatctatttacttttttattttttttcctgcaagaatgaaaatgtagatttataattttttaaattgtaattcgtcattttcacatttattttttatttttgttatttgcttttgtttaggtaaaaaagaaaaagaaaaataaatagtgtCTTGAATATTTTGTCCATAGAGTGAAAGTCCTTTCCTGGTGGGTGAGGTTTAGAAGCTCTTTCCACCTCTGGAGGGTGGGGGATGAAatccactttttttaatttcatatcgTACCGGTACGGTTGGTACATGCTGTATCGACCATTGGTCCAGTATAGAAATTGTACCTGTTTTATATCAGTCTAAATACCAGTCGTACCAGCCGATATTTTGGCCTGTACTTGTCGGTATTTcagcctttactttttttttcttcatttcttcaaattaaAAGCTTATTTTTTGACCTCCAATTCAAActagattatttataatttatatatatatgtgtatttatgtataatttattcatatatagattattattttagaatataattaatatatatttatatatataatttatttatatatcgactatcccgaaacggtataCGAAACAgtaccggtatcgaaatatttcattcaaatgCCTTGACCAGTACGACATCCGGTacgatattcaaaacattgatgaAATCTCTATTTTAAGTAGAGTGTTGTCATTCATACGGTTGTCTGTAGAGAGTTATAGAAGTTAAGATCatactaatcataaaaaaatttatgtattgAAGGAGATCTAATTGTGAGTAGTTGATTTGTAATTGTATCAGTCATAGTTGTAACTTCGCTTTCATGAATGAGTCAAGtatatttctaaataaaaaaataaaagagatattgcaatcacattaaaatataaaaactattaAGAAGATACGAGAATATCATAAATTTATACGTAGGTAGAGaacatatttaaaatgaataaaaaataaaaaataatataaataatgaataaatagattGAGATACGATGTAGTGTAAAAATAGccagttaaaattaaaaaattagattttaattaattaaacatttAAATAAGCCATTCGGAATTCTGtgagtatttattttattttatttttattattattgttttataaatAAGAATTCTCTGAGTATCAAGTTGCAAGTCTGGTGCTGCTCTTAATGGCGAGCGTAGGGCCATTCGCAAGAAAAAATTACTGAAGAATGAAGGCGGCGATGCCGCTCAGAAGAAAAAAGGCGGCAATGCTGAGGACTAGGAAGAATCTTCCCGAAGACTTGATACTAGAAATACTCTTGCGTTTGCCCGTCAAATCTTTGGTCCGATTCAGGTGCGTTTCTAAACGATGGCTTTTTCTAATTTCCGATCCCCATTTCGCTAAATCGCACTTCGACCGAGCATCCGAGCACACCCAAAGACTCCTGTTATCAACCCCTCTGAGATTTGGGTCCCTAGAAACCGATGCACCTTTGTGGGACGGTTCTGCTGTGAGAGAACTCTTTTTCCCGTTTAAGCAAGAGGGTCGTGCTTTTAAGATTGTAGGTTCTTGCAATGGTTTGGTTTGCGTCTCACTCTCACAGAATGAGGGTTTCTATATTTGGAATCCATCAACCGGATCCCGCAGAAAGTTGCCTGACCCCCCTGAAACTCCACCCGATCGTGAGATACGTGTTCATGGTTTCGGCTATGATTCATCCGCTGAAGACTATAAGGTCGTTTTGGGCCTTTTCCCATCATATGAAGGCAGGGTCTTCTCGTCGAAAAGAAACTCCTGGAAAACTATTGAAGATTTCTTTTTTGACTTTAACGACTCGGCAGGGATCTTCTGCAATGGTACTCTGCATTGGGAAGTCTTACTCGAAGATTATACTGAGACAATCGCTGCGTTTGATTTAGCTGAGGAGGAGTTTTGGGAGGTGCCGATGCCCCAGCAGTATGACGATCACCATGAGGAGATTATTTTCTATtctttgatgaatcttggaGGGCGTCTTTGTCTTACTTGTCGTTGGTGTTATAGCTCTACCCATTTTGAGATATGGGTAATGCAGGAATACGGAGTGCAGGAATCATGGGCGCCAATGTTTGAAGTTCGGCATTCCGATCTAATCAACTGCAGATGTAGTCTAATCCCGCTATGCTTTCCCAGAGCTGAGAAGCTTGAGGCAATATACATGGGAAAGGAGTTAATAAGGACTGATCATGATGGAGCGATTCTTGAACGCTTTATGTTGAGCAGTGACATAGCTAGTTGTGAAGCAGCTGTCTTTTTTGAGAGTTTACTTTCACCCAACTAATTATGATACGCATGATGGGCACTCAAATGCTGTTATGTTTATccttaattaaatgaaatgcaAAACTTTGATGTCTCTAAACCTCAATATTCACTTGTACAGAAGATTTTCGGGGATAGATATTGTTCTTTTATATTTGACCAAAAGCATGACTTTTTTTGTTGTCGGTACATAATAGAGTAGCCACGAATTGGTAATCCAGCTTCTGCTTTAGTGAACttgcattatttattttaaaatgaaaatggttatTTTGTCTCAACTGGATCTCATTTGCTGCTTTCTTTACCTACATCTCTATTGTTCTTTCTcgggtttttcttttctcttgcttatTTCGTAAAAATTGCAGACGGAATGGATATTTAAGGGGAAAATGGAGACTTAAGAAAGTGACACAAATTTGATTAGCTTTTCTATTAGAAAATGTTGAGAGTTGAGGACCTTCTAGTTTTGGAAAATGTCGAGAAGGATTTTTGTTGCTGATTTTATTGTGAGAAAAGTAGTGTAACCTTATTGATCTCCTCATCGCtctgctgcatttttttttttttgtttttgaaatcaacttcacttcattcataaaaaatagtCAACCAATACATTGTTTTTTCTA
This genomic window from Carya illinoinensis cultivar Pawnee chromosome 7, C.illinoinensisPawnee_v1, whole genome shotgun sequence contains:
- the LOC122314810 gene encoding F-box/kelch-repeat protein At3g06240-like, yielding MKAAMPLRRKKAAMLRTRKNLPEDLILEILLRLPVKSLVRFRCVSKRWLFLISDPHFAKSHFDRASEHTQRLLLSTPLRFGSLETDAPLWDGSAVRELFFPFKQEGRAFKIVGSCNGLVCVSLSQNEGFYIWNPSTGSRRKLPDPPETPPDREIRVHGFGYDSSAEDYKVVLGLFPSYEGRVFSSKRNSWKTIEDFFFDFNDSAGIFCNGTLHWEVLLEDYTETIAAFDLAEEEFWEVPMPQQYDDHHEEIIFYSLMNLGGRLCLTCRWCYSSTHFEIWVMQEYGVQESWAPMFEVRHSDLINCRCSLIPLCFPRAEKLEAIYMGKELIRTDHDGAILERFMLSSDIASCEAAVFFESLLSPN